The Ischnura elegans chromosome 10, ioIscEleg1.1, whole genome shotgun sequence genome contains the following window.
AACATCATGTTCATTTTGCTCATGCAAAAATAGTgagattaatttttgaaaagcgaCTCAGATAAGttactttatattattttaaaaatagtgaaaaaataaatgaattctttTCATTATGACCATTTAAATTTAGGTCAAATCGTTACGAGAAAAAAAATCTAGAACGTTTTATTACAGCCATTTTCGTTAAGTTAAAATAACCTGATTTTTGTTACAAAGGTTACATTTTTCTTAGCTCAATTATGATCATGGATGATATTCTTGAAAGACATGAGATGATGTTACACAATTTGTAATTACACAATTTCCTTCCTCGAATTTTTTTTATGGAGACGCATGTCACTTTCCAAAGTTAAGTAACGTTGCGACCGATTTAAGAGTTTGAGTATATAATATACTTTGTGACTGATATATGAGAAAGTATATGCATTTATTATTATCCctaacaaatatattttcaatatttatccaaAAGATTGGCAAGAAATAGCTTTGTAAATTGGCGTCCAGTTATCAAATCTTAGATTAATGTGCCGCCGTCTCCCCTACAACCTTCAACGGGAAACCTTTTCCAAATACATTTTTCAGCAGTTGgatctcttattttatattttagcagGGGTAACAAGCATTTACAACTAGAAATTTAGCTATTTAAACTTTTAGTTATTTAGAAAACAACTGATTTCTTGAAAAGACCACATGAAATTAAGTGAGCCGCGGGTCGCTGATCTAGATAGAGGGATAATTTCTTTAGGCtacattttccgggtttcaccgcgtagtggttgcgttggtgacaacagtttctcctgcattccagcaggcgtcttcaggtcgaagtcaGAAGTAACgaagaagaaataatttcttGTTCGTTCCACATAAAATTATCCCGAAAGTCTGAAATATTATTCCATCTCACTTATAGGTtgccacatttaaaaaaatagaatcgatCTTTGAATAGTTTTCCTTTTTTCGTCTCATTTATTTAATAGTTTCGTTAATTATGGGATGAGTTTGAAATTCATCTCTTATAGATATAAATCTTATGAGTGGTTTTGAGTGTTAAGGAGAATGTCCTGATATCTGATCTACGAATTGCATGAAAATGAAGTATTTGTTTTGCTTGAGCACAAGTGCAAgttggaaaccaaaattttactGGGTATATGCCAATCATGGTGGTATTTGAACACCCATCACTGATTGCGATAAGTAAGCAGACagtatatattcttttttgaagAGCTTTGTACAACACGAAGCGGTCGTTAAACCCATCTCATTACCCCAGATATGTTTCCGCCTTTCCGTTTTGCTTACTCTGTCAATTTTCCTCAGGATCATCGTTTGCCAGGCAAGAACGCACGGATGAATGGGCCCGTCTGCCTTTATCATGGCGAGGCGCGCAAGGAGGGATCGAAGCACTTTTTTCCGGGCACAAAGCTATGGAGCGTGCAATATTATTCGGCGAAGGTTTCCTCTCTTCTCTCTTTTGTGCCCACCAATTAGCCGTGATGCATGAAACATCGGATACTCGAATCCTGATTTCCACGAGTgagagcatattttttcttttttcctcttcaactattttgttgattcTCTACCACCTGAGTTTTAACGCCTTCATAATCAGGCGTTTGCTAATTAAGTCACAGAGGTGACCAGATTGATACAAGCGTGAAAATTGGAGCATCAGGGAAATTTTGCGGGGATAAAGTTATGCAGCTATTTTACGAGTTAAAACCCAATATTGCAATATTCACCCCTATGTATTTCGTATTCTTTAGTcattaatagtttaaaaatcaTGTTATAGATCACATGCAGTTGACTCGTTACGTAGATTACGGAAACATATGACAACAAATTTAGACGAATAAAAAGTGATTACATAAAAATCTCTCCGCGGCATagagaaaaaatagcaaaaaagatatttcaagtACTTAAAAAGTTTCGTTATCACGCACTTGCTATTTCCGCTGTCATCGATGACAAGACAAATGCATGTAAACAGGATATGTGACGTGGGACTAAACTGTTTTTTCTCCGCGATCGGcacaaaatgtttcaaattttatgccaaattttacttaaaaaatgcaACAATAAATGTTAACGTCGACATAGGCTATGCTGCGAACTGCTAATAAATCATGCATCACCTAGCTCTGACGCTTGGAAATACTTCATTGAGCGATGTGCGTGAAATATCGCATCCTCAAATCCTGATCGCTGTgagactaatttttttctttcccgtgCCAACTACGTTTTTGCTAATCCTCAACCATCCGAGTTTTTACGCCCTCATGCCCGTATGTTTGCTAATTAACGATTCGTGAAGGTGACAGGATGAATACAAGCATGAAAATTGGGACGGCGGAAGGTTTCCTTTTGTACATCTCCGATGTCATCCATCTCAGGATTTATCCTCACACGATGCATGCGTGAATAACTTAGCCAACAAAGCGAGGAATTATGCCAGATAAAGCGAAGATGtagcgaaatatttttataaagttaaGTAAAGCAAATATCCATTCCGGATATTCGACTCGGTATTCATGGATTGATTTCCTTCAGATTGGAATATGTGCCCATATTCATTCGTTCCAATATCATCATTCGTAAATAAATTTGGCTTAAAAGTCATTTCCATCGAATGATTACATAATGCAcgcatattttctttacttttgtgGTGGTAGATACAATTGAGGTGACAGTTATAAGCTTGGAAGTTATAAGCCAACCAAAACTTTGGAGatctcataatatttttaaaatatcatttagtaTTATTCCATACGGATATATTGCTCTCATTTATAAAAGTAAATGCAAAAGTTTCGGGAGACATATAAGAAAGTGTTACGATAATTATTGCTATTGGTCAAATTTACAATTTTGCATACTTTCCGTTAGAATCTGCCCAGCTTTACTGAAAACTCGTTGCTTCCTTTGATTTAAACGCTAAATCAAAAGAATGTGTTTAGAAGGAAATATAATTCCTGAAGAGGCTTTTACGAGTACTAAAAGGTATGTCCCTGGTGTAACTACGCagaaaaaattggcatttttgtTGACGAATTCTGTTAAAATGCCGAATGAATCCTTTTGGAGACATTTAAGACTGAGCATTTTTCAATTTGATAACAATGAACTGTTTGAGCCCTTTGGGTATCACAATAAGTCCAAATGAAGTTCCCTTACGATCAATGAATCATTTGTTATGCTATGATTCATCTTGTAAGCAGAAGAAGTTATTTTGTGACTTTTGAGGTTGTGTTACTTATGTGCGAAAATAATTGCAGTCGTATTGTGTTCCAGGGAAGTGGGgatatttcagaggaaaataaCTCGACCGAAAAATAACTGGACCGGTCATACCTTCTCCTCTTATTGTGTTATTTGCTTAAAACTCATGCTACCACTTATAATTTACTACCTATGAAATAGTTCCTTTTCAAATGAGCTAAGCTCTTTTGAAAAGGAACTATTTCATAGTCGGCTCTTTCATATAAAAAGATCTACCTCTGTTAAAGTTTCATATTCATGACCCAGGTATTCAAATTCAAGATATGTAATTCTATTTACAtgcactaaaaatttcaagataatttgCCAAAGTTTTAAACATGAATAACGTCGCGAAAAATGACCTCTTTGTACACAAATGAAGTAACTTTTGTCTTTCTGAATGTTGTGTGTGGGAATAAATATAGTCGTGAAATAGATTGAGTGTGATTTGTCTTCTGGTATTAGGTTTCAAAGAGATATTTTCGGATCAAGTAAAGACGTAAGTGCGACGAGAGTTAggtttttgttggggaggatgtgGAAAAGTAGAATAAAATTGGCATGAAGAACGGATAATTCGGGGCTTATATTTTCTGGCATATTTCCTTCCTTCCGGCATGAAAGTCCCAGCAAGGACCCTTGATAATCTAATTAAATAATGATTGATTATATTAGCTTTGGCTGGCCTTCCTTCTTGCTTACGAAGGAAAGTAATCGGAGGCTTGTTAGTCAAATGGAACAACTATCCATTTCAGGATAAATGTCATGGAAACTCCTTTCCCCACCGTTAAAACGTATAGACTTAAAATTAGAGTCAAATATGTCTGTTTAATCTCGGCGAGTCCCGAATCAATAGAACCACAGACGAGGCTAAAGAGACCTTGCTCCCAGAGTGGCAACACAACACCAGACCCTCGTAATCCAGGCGTGAGTCAGCCGGACACCGGAGCCTTTGAAATTCCAACGGTCACCCACAAAATGCATTCCGCCACGCCCCGCGCGGAACAATGCGATAGCCGTCCGCGAACGCGAGCTTTTGCCGGGGCAGCGCGATACATAATTTGCTGTAGTGAGCAGTAGGGTGTCCCAAgacataatggaaaatttttttttcgcgaaatcaAATACGCATACcctctatttttttctgtttggccTAACAAactcatataataaatattattgcgattAAATTATGATAACACCTGCCGACTTAATCCCAaacatgagaaatgaaaatttgtcctGGGTTAGTATGGAAGGGTTCCAGAAATTAatgcttatttattaaataaaacaacaatatGCCCAAATCGTGTTTACTGTTtgacaagtaaataaaattactctataaattttctttttaaagtttGCTTTTTGCAGTCAGGATAAATCTTCCGGTGTTCTTGTACGCAACGTAACAAAAATTGCTTTTGTTCCTCCTCCACCGTGATTACACCGTGGTAGTCTTGGATCAACTTGACCGCTCTTTCAGCTGCATCGTTGACTGCCCTCAGCGTTGAAACCTTCTTTCTGGCTTCTTGAAACGAAGCATTACTTGACCACGTAGCAGGACATTCGTGTAGAAAACTGTCATCAATTTTGAGGCGATCGAACAATGACTTGCTTCTGACTGAAATGAAGTCGTAGatgtttttctctgaaatataacAAGAGAAAGTCAGTTCACAAAATTGTGATTTAAACAGAAAACTAAAGAAACAACttctatatttacttatttaacttaCCATACAATGGACCGCAAAGTTCTTCCTTAGATGGGATGTAACGTTTGCCATGAGTTGATAAATTCTCTTTGgttaaattttcaaccattttgccTTTAGTTTCTTGATCcacatcatcgtcaaacagtgacAAGACAGAAATTTCATCAGTCAAGTACCATAAATGCTGGATTATCTTCTGTAAAGCTGCTTTTGAGatgcttttatcaattttttcgtaAGCCTTCATTGACTTCAAAAAGCACAAATCTTGGTAAGGTGCTTTTACTGCCAAAATACATTGGAGCCATGGCTTGACATAGGATGTCACTATGAACAGGCAAACGTCTAACAGCGCTGTCTTATCCTTGATCGTAATTTTGAATTGATCACttagtaatgatatttttagGGAATAAATTGCTCTCGCCATCCATCGAGCTTGGTGCATAGCACCTGGAggtcgaattttaaattttctttgtgtATCTCCGcctaaaaatatcacagaaaGCTCTATCAACTCTCGATAGTCATCTCTGACTATTTCTTTGGTCAGTTCAGTTCGGTAAAACTCAAGGAGATTGTCAATTTCGGAAACAGTCAGGTGCAATGCGAGCTTTTTTTTATAGCACTGTGCTTTATCTGGATCGACACCATTCCAGTTATCTCGGAACTTTTTGAAGAGTGGAATGTCGGGATTTGCAGTCACTTGACTGATTTTTACTTCGAACACGCTTTTTAACACCAATTCATACACGTGATGGCGGCAAGCAAAAATGAGCATATCTCTATTAAGTTTTTGTTCAAGAAGCACACAGGCGCCATTGATATGACCCGTATTTGAAGCCGTAGTATCACAACAAAGAATTTGCACTTTATCTTCGAGATTCCAGTCTACAATCGCGTTCCAAACAGCCTGCGCCTGTCCGCTTCCTGAAGAGCTTTCCAACCTTGGCACATTAATAAGTTGTTCTTTATTTGCATATGAAATAACTATTGGAAGACgttcttcttttgattttcgAGTATCTAAAGCAGGCAACAGTTTGCCATCCCAGTGAACAGTCACAACATCTGGTACCTCGTTTTGAAAACGAACTTTTATGGCTTCCGCACGCTCTTTCCGTTTTTCCGTACGAATTCTTTGAATCGAGGACTTACTTATAGGAAATTCATCAGTATTATATCCAAGTGCCTCAATGGTAGCTTCAAGAATAAACACTGAATCTCGCATGCTTAACTGACACCTATCTAGCACTGCTACTAATTTTGGAGTAATGAAATTTTTCCGCATAGTTGTTTCACTGGTTCCGGGTTGTTTGTTCTGGATCAGAGTTGGAAAATCTTCTTTTAAATGCATGTCATTT
Protein-coding sequences here:
- the LOC124166947 gene encoding uncharacterized protein LOC124166947 — translated: MHLKEDFPTLIQNKQPGTSETTMRKNFITPKLVAVLDRCQLSMRDSVFILEATIEALGYNTDEFPISKSSIQRIRTEKRKERAEAIKVRFQNEVPDVVTVHWDGKLLPALDTRKSKEERLPIVISYANKEQLINVPRLESSSGSGQAQAVWNAIVDWNLEDKVQILCCDTTASNTGHINGACVLLEQKLNRDMLIFACRHHVYELVLKSVFEVKISQVTANPDIPLFKKFRDNWNGVDPDKAQCYKKKLALHLTVSEIDNLLEFYRTELTKEIVRDDYRELIELSVIFLGGDTQRKFKIRPPGAMHQARWMARAIYSLKISLLSDQFKITIKDKTALLDVCLFIVTSYVKPWLQCILAVKAPYQDLCFLKSMKAYEKIDKSISKAALQKIIQHLWYLTDEISVLSLFDDDVDQETKGKMVENLTKENLSTHGKRYIPSKEELCGPLYEKNIYDFISVRSKSLFDRLKIDDSFLHECPATWSSNASFQEARKKVSTLRAVNDAAERAVKLIQDYHGVITVEEEQKQFLLRCVQEHRKIYPDCKKQTLKRKFIE